A DNA window from Pungitius pungitius chromosome 1, fPunPun2.1, whole genome shotgun sequence contains the following coding sequences:
- the tnk1 gene encoding non-receptor tyrosine-protein kinase TNK1 has translation MLMDQDTQWLYHLLVEVQLEKFYLRVRDGLNITRIEHFNYVKESDLEQVGISKPAQRRLWDALKRYKTSSRTRPWPPKAGGGRGPDGGEQRGPPQAQEGGSRTLPCLIQDSELIMGEKLGSGSFGVVKRAEWHVPTGRVLPVAVKSLRSSMSRQADTLTDFLQEVTTMQSLDHPNIIRLYGVVLTQPLKMVTELALSGSLYDILRSRQYDYPLMRLWFFASQIAAGMDYLETRRFIHRDLAARNVLLASRETVKIGDFGLMRGLSRETDHYVMSANRRIPFAWCAPESLRVGTFSHSSDVWMFGVTLWEMFTYCEEPWFGLSGRQILWRVEREGERLEKPPDCPKELYAVMRKCWACNAADRPSFLQLIKMVAEAKPMEAHATRDFSEPRKLALAANDPVTVIDHGHELSEWRGQNQNTLAVGWFPASLVALSAGGGGGGSGSVPYISPPLNGSLHHAGHGDIKPERCWGAPDHLDDWKTAREGSNLKKMEGLSQSLESVLGAQRPRAQTFGAFRVDPQGRLMPPELMAVRNAALQKDPRRFSEASINPPPRPPPPNLKRLNPKPPRRPAVQPANQWPAPPLLSPPAQARYPPQQHQGAGGSNLARMAQMARSTPQLDEVADGRERERLREREKAHAHNTRESLAAQIMEAVHGVTTEEAHAALQRSDWNPVRAEQQLKLEQLYLLSLCSREDCLKLLSRYQWNLQQASSHLMRWAQEERAGPGDRLSVSSERRV, from the exons ATGCTGATGGACCAGGACACTCAGTGGCTGTACCATCTCCTGGTTGAGGTCCAGCTGGAGAAGTTCTACCTGCGCGTCAGAGATGGCCTCAACATCACCCGCATCGAGCACTTCAACTACGTCAAGGAGTCCGACCTGGAGCAAGTCGGGATCAGCAAACCCG CACAAAGAAGATTATGGGATGCTCTGAAACGCTACAAGACAAGCTCCCGAACCCGGCCATGGCCTCCCAAG GCGGGCGGCGGTCGAGGTCCGGACGGAGGGGAGCAGCGCGGGCCGCCTCAGGCTCAGGAGGGAGGGAGTCGGACTCTCCCGTGTCTGATCCAGGACAGCGAGCTGATTATGGGAGAGAAGCTGGGCTCCGGCTCCTTCGGGGTGGTGAAGAGGGCCGAGTGGCACGTGCCCACCGGCAGAGTG TTGCCTGTGGCCGTGAAGTCACTGAGGAGCAGCATGTCCAGGCAGGCGGACACGCTGACCGACTTCCTCCAAGAGGTGACCACCATGCAGTCTCTGGACCACCCCAACATCATCCGACTCTACGGCGTGGTGCTCACGCAGCCCCTCAAGATG GTGACGGAGCTGGCGCTCTCGGGCTCGCTGTACGACATCCTGCGCTCGCGCCAGTACGACTACCCGCTGATGCGGCTGTGGTTCTTCGCGTCCCAGATCGCGGCGGGCATGGACTACCTGGAGACGAGGAGGTTCATCCACAGGGACCTGGCCGCGAGGAACGTGCTGCTGGCGTCCAGGGAGACGGTGAAGATCGGGGACTTTGGGCTGATGCGAGGCCTGAGCCGAGAGACGGACCACTACGTCATGTCGGCAAACAGGAGGATCCCGTTCGCGTG GTGCGCCCCGGAGAGCCTTCGCGTCGGCACCTTCTCCCACTCTTCGGACGTGTGGATGTTTGGTGTCACCCTGTGGGAGATGTTCACCTACTGTGAAGAGCCCTGGTTCGGCCTTTCGGGCAGACAG ATCCTGTGGCGCGTGGAGAGGGAGGGCGAGCGCTTGGAGAAACCGCCGGATTGCCCCAAAGAACTGTACGCCGTGATGAGGAAGTGCTGGGCCTGCAACGCCGCCGACAGACCCAGCTTCCTCCAGCTCATCAAAATGGTGGCGGAG GCGAAACCCATGGAGGCGCACGCAACGAGAGACTTCTCCGAACCCAGAAAACTCGCACTCGCGGCCAACGACCCCGTGACCGTCATAGACCACGG tcATGAGCTGAGCGAGTGGCGAGGCCAGAACCAGAACACGCTGGCGGTCGGCTGGTTCCCCGCCAGCCTCGTCGCCCTGtcggccggcggcggcggggggggctcGGGCTCCGTCCCTTACATCTCGCCCCCGCTGAACGGCAGCCTGCACCACGCTGGCCACGGGGACATCAAACCCGAGCGCTGCTGGGGGGCGCCGGATCACCTGGACGA CTGGAAGACGGCCAGGGAGGGCTCAAATCTGAAGAAGATGGAGG GTTTGTCTCAGAGCCTGGAGTCCGTTTTGGGAGCACAGCGGCCCCGGGCCCAGACGTTCGGGGCTTTCCGAGTGGATCCGCAGGGCAGGCTCATGCCCCCCGAGCTGATGGCGGTGCGCAACGCGGCGCTGCAGAAGGACCCTCGGCGGTTCAGCGAGGCCAGCATCAACCCGCCTccccggccgccgccccccaACCTGAAACGCCTGAACCCGAAACCCCCGAGGAGGCCGGCGGTCCAGCCGGCCAACCAATGGCCCGCGCCGCCGCTCCTGTCGCCTCCGGCTCAGGCGCGTTACCCGCCGCAGCAGCATCAGGGCGCCGGAGGCTCCAACCTGGCTCGGATGGCGCAGATGGCGCGCTCGACCCCTCAGCTGGACGAGGTCGCGGACGGCAGGGAGAGGGAGCGGCTCCGGGAGCGAGAGAAGGCCCACGCGCACAACACGAGGGAGTCGCTCGCCGCGCAG ATCATGGAGGCGGTCCACGGGGTGACCACCGAAGAGGCTCACGCCGCGCTGCAGCGAAGTGACTGGAACCCGGTGCGAGCCGAACAACAACTCAAG TTGGAGCAGCTGTACTTGCTGAGCCTCTGCTCCAGAGAAGACTGCCTGAAGCTCCTCTCCAGATACCAGTGGAACCTGCAGCAGGCCAGCAGCCACCTGATGCGATGGGCTCAGGAGGAGAGGGCCGGCCCGGGCGACAGGCTCTCGGTTAGTTCGGAAAGACGAGTCTGA
- the LOC119222446 gene encoding phospholipid scramblase 2-like, which produces MSAPVYPGFQSNAPYPMPQPGGHPGAPYPGPAGGYGDPGQAPPAGFNMGYDPGQAPVMYQPGPAGPGPMAAPEYGAPHGGIAPAPVGSPAVVPVGVPPGLEYLTQIDQILIHQKVELLEVFIGFETNNQYEIKNSLGQKIYKAKEKNDCCTRNCCGSLRSFDMKIKDNMDREVIRLIRPFRCVSCWCPCCLQEMEVQSPPGTTIGYVKQDWHPFLPKFSIQGPNKETLLKLDGPCFACNCCGDVNFELKSKDGDKPIGRISKQWSGLLKEVFTDTDNFGIQFPLDLDVKIKAVLMGACFLIDFMFFEKVGEANQRSTVFS; this is translated from the exons ATGTCTGCTCCTG TTTACCCAGGCTTTCAGAGCAACGCACCCTACCCGATGCCTCAGCCCGGCGGCCACCCCGGAGCCCCTTACCCGGGTCCCGCGGGCGGGTACGGAGACCCCGGCCAAGCCCCTCCGGCTGGCTTCAACATGGGCTACGATCCAGGCCAAGCTCCTGTCATGTATCAGCCAGGTCCCGCCGGGCCGGGCCCGATGGCGGCCCCGGAGTACGGCGCCCCTCACGGAGGGATCGCGCCGGCCCCGGTCGGGTCTCCAGCTGTGGTGCCTGTCGGGGTCCCACCGGGGCTCGAGTACCTCACGCAG ATTGACCAGATCCTGATTCATCAAAAAGTGGAACTCCTAGAGG TGTTCATCGGGTTTGAGACCAACAACCAGTACGAGATAAAGAACAGTCTGGGCCAAAAGATCTACAAGGCCAAGGAGAAGAACGACTGCTGCACCAGGAACTGCTGCGGCTCGCTGCGCAGCTTCGACATGAAGATCAAGGACAACATGGACCGGGAGGTCATCCGCCTCATCCGGCCTTTCCGCTGCGTCTCCTGCTGGTGTCCCTGCTGCCTGCAAGAG ATGGAGGTCCAGTCACCGCCGGGCACCACCATAGGCTACGTCAAACAGGACTGGCACCCTTTCCTGCCAAAGTTCTCCATCCAGGGACCCAACAAGGAGACGTTGCTGAAACTGGACGGGCCTTGCTTCGCCTGCAACTGCTGCGGAGACGTCAACTTTGAG CTGAAGAGCAAAGACGGGGACAAGCCCATCGGTCGCATCAGCAAGCAGTGGAGCGGCCTTTTGAAGGAAGTCTTCACCGACACCGACAACTTTGGCATCCAGTTCCCGCTGGATTTGGATGTGAAGATAAAAGCTGTTCTCATGGGAGCCTGCTTCCTCATA GATTTCATGTTCTTTGAGAAGGTCGGGGAGGCCAACCAGCGCAGCACGGTGTTTTCataa